Within Cnuibacter physcomitrellae, the genomic segment GCACGTCGACGACCACACCCGCGGCATCGCCATGGTCCTCACCCGCGGCCGCGCGGGCGAGATCTACAACATCGGCGGCGGCACCGAGCTGACCAACAAGGAGCTGACCCAGCTGCTGCTCGACGCCACCGGCAAGGACTGGTCGTACGTCGACCGCGTCGCCGACCGCCTCGGCCACGACCTGCGCTACTCGGTCGACATCTCCAAGATCCAGGCGGAGCTGGGCTACGAGCCGCTCGTGCCGTTCGAGCAGGGCCTCGCCGACGTGGTGCAGTGGTACCGCGACAACCGCGCCTGGTGGGAGCCGCTCAAGGCCCGCGCCGCCCTGGTCTGAGGCACGGGACCGTGACGCGATACCTCATCACCGGCGCCTCCGGGATGCTCGGCCACGACCTCCAGCGGGCGCTCGCAGGGCGCGACGTGGTCGCCCTGTCCCGCGCGGAGCTCGACATCACCGACCCCGACGCGGTCGCCGCGGCGGTGGCCGGGATCGACGTGGTCTTCAACTGCGCCGCCTACACCAAGGTCGACGCGGCCGAGACCGACGAGGACGCCGCGTACGCCGTCAACGCGACCGGGGCCGCGACCCTCGCCCTGGCGACCGCGGCCAACGACGCCGCGCTCATCCAGGTCTCCACCGACTACGTCTTCCAGGGCGACGCCACATCCCCCTACAGCGAGGACGAGCCGCGCGATCCGCTCAACGCCTACGGCCGCACCAAGGCCGCCGGCGAGGAGGCGGTGCTGCGTCTCAACCCCGCCCGCGGATACGTGGTGCGCACGGCCTGGCTCTACGGCGCCGATGGTCCGAACTTCCCGGCCACGATGCTCCGCCTCGGGCG encodes:
- the rfbD gene encoding dTDP-4-dehydrorhamnose reductase, whose translation is MTRYLITGASGMLGHDLQRALAGRDVVALSRAELDITDPDAVAAAVAGIDVVFNCAAYTKVDAAETDEDAAYAVNATGAATLALATAANDAALIQVSTDYVFQGDATSPYSEDEPRDPLNAYGRTKAAGEEAVLRLNPARGYVVRTAWLYGADGPNFPATMLRLGRERDTVSVVDDQVGQPTWTADLARQLVLLADSGAPAGIYHGTNAGTASWFEFAQATFQEAGLSPDKVEPTDSSQFVRPAPRPAYSVLGHDAWSRAGLAPMRDWRAALHEAASSGVFGE